In a genomic window of Spirochaetaceae bacterium:
- a CDS encoding Zn-dependent alcohol dehydrogenase translates to MKAAVLHEVGGPFVIEEVDLQPPEPNEVRVRLAAAGMCHSDWHFVAGKLDRPKPVVLGHEGAGIIEEVGSEVTRVKPGQHVILNWAPSCGGCFYCLRGQNGLCETMWYWHDGTMHDGSTRLSLNGERVTQFSVVSTFAEQAIAPEQSCVVIPDDISFDVAALVGCAVTTGVGAALNTVQIRPGESVAVYGCGGVGLNCVQGARLSGANPIVAVDTDPAKLEIARQFGATDGVVAGDDAHEQVKALTGGRGVDFAFEAVGAPAVQEAAYKAARRGGALVVVGVAPAKSVTRYSGLDLHVNEKRILGSFFGSTDPHREFPRLLALYRAGKLLLDELISRHYRLDQINDAYADLLKGGHKRGVVLFEAA, encoded by the coding sequence ATGAAAGCCGCGGTATTGCACGAGGTGGGCGGACCATTCGTGATCGAGGAGGTGGACCTGCAGCCGCCGGAGCCCAATGAGGTGCGCGTGCGGCTGGCCGCTGCCGGCATGTGCCACAGCGACTGGCACTTCGTGGCGGGCAAGCTCGACCGCCCCAAGCCGGTGGTGCTGGGCCACGAGGGCGCCGGCATCATCGAGGAAGTGGGCAGCGAGGTGACCCGCGTCAAGCCTGGCCAGCACGTCATCCTCAACTGGGCGCCCTCCTGCGGGGGCTGCTTCTATTGCCTGCGCGGTCAGAACGGGCTGTGCGAAACCATGTGGTACTGGCACGACGGCACCATGCACGACGGCAGCACACGGCTGAGTTTGAACGGCGAACGGGTGACCCAGTTCAGCGTCGTGTCCACCTTTGCCGAGCAGGCGATCGCACCCGAACAGTCGTGCGTGGTGATACCGGACGACATCTCGTTCGACGTCGCGGCCCTGGTAGGGTGCGCGGTGACCACCGGCGTCGGGGCGGCGCTGAACACCGTGCAGATCCGGCCCGGCGAGAGCGTCGCGGTATACGGCTGCGGCGGCGTCGGACTGAACTGTGTGCAGGGCGCGCGGCTGAGCGGAGCCAACCCGATCGTCGCCGTGGACACCGATCCGGCCAAGCTGGAGATTGCCCGCCAGTTCGGCGCCACCGACGGCGTGGTGGCGGGCGACGACGCGCACGAGCAGGTAAAGGCCCTCACCGGCGGGCGCGGCGTGGACTTCGCGTTCGAGGCGGTCGGCGCGCCGGCGGTGCAGGAGGCCGCCTACAAGGCTGCCCGGCGCGGTGGCGCCCTGGTGGTGGTGGGCGTGGCGCCGGCGAAGTCGGTCACGCGCTACTCCGGCCTCGACCTGCACGTGAACGAGAAGCGCATCCTCGGCTCCTTCTTCGGCTCAACGGATCCGCACCGGGAGTTCCCGCGCCTGCTGGCGCTGTACCGCGCCGGCAAGCTGCTGCTCGACGAACTGATCTCCCGCCACTACCGCCTCGACCAGATCAACGACGCCTACGCCGACCTGCTCAAGGGCGGCCACAAACGCGGAGTAGTCCTGTTCGAGGCCGCATGA
- a CDS encoding NADP-dependent oxidoreductase, whose translation MATQTNRAWTLAARPRGVPKLSDFALVERPVPEPGPGEVLIATHYHSLDPYMRGRMNPPTPATYAAPVAEGGVLEADAVGEVIASNSDRFAAGDFAMGKIGWQEYGVMDARDVRKIDPAVAPISTSVGILGMPGLTAYHGLFEVGKPVAGDTVVVTAASGAVGAVVGQLAKHNGCRVVGIAGSPEKCGYVVDELGFHAAIDYKREDVPARLRELCPHGIDVYWDNVGGAVTDAAIDQIAIFGRAVICGQIAFYNATSPPQGPRNIPRMLLTRRARMEGFLVFQFTGKHEEALRRLAGWVQDGTLQYREDVVEGIENSPEAFIGLLAGANFGKLVIKVR comes from the coding sequence ATGGCAACACAAACCAATCGCGCCTGGACGCTGGCGGCGCGCCCGCGCGGCGTCCCCAAGCTGTCCGACTTCGCACTCGTCGAGCGCCCGGTTCCGGAGCCGGGTCCGGGCGAGGTGCTGATCGCCACCCATTACCACTCGCTCGACCCCTACATGCGCGGCCGCATGAATCCCCCGACTCCGGCCACCTACGCCGCGCCGGTCGCCGAGGGCGGCGTGCTGGAGGCGGACGCGGTCGGCGAGGTGATCGCCTCCAATTCCGACCGGTTCGCCGCCGGCGACTTCGCCATGGGCAAGATCGGCTGGCAGGAGTACGGCGTGATGGACGCGCGCGACGTGCGCAAGATCGATCCCGCCGTGGCCCCGATCTCCACCTCCGTGGGCATCCTCGGCATGCCGGGGCTCACCGCCTACCACGGTCTGTTCGAGGTGGGCAAGCCGGTGGCGGGCGACACCGTGGTGGTGACCGCCGCCTCCGGGGCGGTAGGCGCCGTGGTCGGCCAGCTCGCGAAGCACAACGGCTGCCGGGTGGTCGGCATCGCCGGCTCGCCGGAGAAGTGCGGATACGTGGTGGACGAGCTCGGCTTCCATGCCGCCATCGACTACAAGCGCGAGGACGTGCCGGCGCGCCTGCGCGAGCTGTGTCCGCACGGCATCGACGTGTATTGGGACAACGTCGGCGGCGCGGTGACCGACGCCGCCATCGACCAGATCGCCATCTTCGGGCGCGCCGTGATCTGCGGCCAGATCGCGTTCTACAACGCCACCTCGCCGCCGCAGGGGCCGCGCAACATCCCGCGCATGCTGCTCACCCGCCGCGCGCGCATGGAGGGCTTCCTGGTGTTCCAGTTCACCGGCAAGCACGAAGAGGCGCTGCGTCGCCTGGCCGGTTGGGTGCAGGACGGCACCCTGCAGTACCGCGAGGACGTGGTCGAGGGCATCGAGAACTCCCCCGAGGCGTTCATCGGCCTGCTCGCCGGCGCCAACTTCGGCAAGCTGGTCATCAAGGTCCGTTAG
- a CDS encoding aldo/keto reductase: MASLPVATLGNTGIEVTRLGFGAALHHPDKPYWNDQTAEPLHHAVLDAGITFIDTAYDYVDSERRIGDFLATRYGEFTLATKCGCTDTRPTDNSSDHVWTRDNLFRGLQGSLARLRRDSVDVMQMHNPTVAECAAGGLVDALQEMRRGGQVRFIGVSTTLPHLPTYLEWGVFDTMQIPYSALQREHEEWITRAAEAGVGIIIRGGVAQGDPVAGHGLKDRWAAYERANLDELRESGESRSTFVLRYTLSHPHTHTIIVGTTRVAHLQENVAAVLRGPLPADTYAEAKRRLDAAGERAAPAG; the protein is encoded by the coding sequence ATGGCATCTCTCCCTGTCGCGACGCTCGGCAACACCGGCATCGAAGTGACGCGCCTCGGGTTCGGCGCGGCGTTGCACCATCCCGACAAGCCGTACTGGAACGATCAGACCGCCGAACCGCTGCACCACGCCGTGCTGGACGCCGGCATCACCTTCATCGACACCGCCTACGACTACGTCGACTCGGAGCGCCGCATCGGCGACTTCCTGGCCACCCGCTACGGCGAGTTCACCCTGGCCACCAAGTGCGGCTGCACCGACACCCGCCCCACCGACAACAGCTCCGACCACGTGTGGACGCGCGACAACCTGTTCCGCGGCCTGCAGGGCAGCTTGGCCCGACTGCGCCGTGACAGCGTCGACGTGATGCAGATGCACAACCCGACGGTGGCGGAGTGCGCGGCCGGCGGCCTCGTGGACGCGCTGCAGGAGATGAGGCGCGGCGGCCAGGTGCGCTTCATCGGCGTGTCGACCACGTTGCCGCACCTGCCCACCTACCTGGAGTGGGGGGTGTTCGACACCATGCAGATCCCCTACTCGGCCCTGCAGCGCGAGCACGAGGAGTGGATTACCCGCGCCGCCGAGGCGGGCGTGGGCATCATCATCCGCGGCGGAGTTGCGCAGGGCGATCCGGTCGCCGGACACGGGCTGAAGGACCGCTGGGCCGCCTACGAGCGGGCCAACCTCGACGAGTTGCGCGAATCCGGCGAGAGCCGTTCGACGTTTGTGCTGCGCTACACACTGTCACACCCGCACACGCACACCATCATCGTAGGCACCACGCGCGTGGCACACCTGCAGGAGAACGTCGCCGCGGTGCTGCGCGGCCCGCTGCCCGCCGACACCTACGCCGAGGCGAAGCGCCGCCTCGACGCCGCCGGCGAGCGGGCCGCTCCCGCCGGGTAA
- a CDS encoding glycoside hydrolase family 32 protein, translated as MNYDDLLMATYELREKLVADKHRPRYHFVPPEGRWNDLNGMLYWKGRYHIGYLQKIRNAPGERDFSSWQHVSSRDLVHWRYHPASLREPLAGTRGDYFNSGDAMAGMEVPTIIANMPRRGICIYQAVDDNLDRWAPLPQNPVIPLDTGERGERKLSAAFPECVIFDPSGWKEGDTCYALVGNKNYRPGYEGDCTSLFKSRDLAHWEYVGPFYRSDRRWTAEEEDCACSDFFPFGDRHMLLMHTHRPYGKCQYYLGRYEHERFVPERNGQLSWLGSMLAGPETLADDRGRRIFMGWIADARDWQATGWTGVVTLPWHFFPGPEGDLKIAPVEELAVLRHDKVRVGDVRLADGEETALDALASDCMEARMTLAAEHAAEFGLKLLCSPDGEEETIVTYRAGAGEFVIDFSRSSTDTSLRYPHGVTRQVVPYAAPDGVLDLDIFVDRSVIEIFVNSDLVLVQRVYPLRAASRQFRIFTRGGALTASGIVKWEMDAANPW; from the coding sequence GTGAACTACGACGACCTGCTCATGGCCACTTACGAACTGCGCGAGAAGCTGGTAGCCGACAAGCACCGGCCCCGCTACCACTTCGTGCCGCCGGAGGGCCGCTGGAACGACCTCAACGGCATGCTGTACTGGAAGGGGCGCTACCACATCGGCTACCTGCAGAAGATCCGCAACGCGCCCGGCGAGCGCGACTTCTCGAGCTGGCAGCACGTTTCCAGCCGTGACCTCGTGCACTGGCGCTACCACCCCGCCTCGCTGCGCGAGCCGCTCGCCGGCACCAGGGGAGACTACTTCAACAGCGGCGACGCCATGGCGGGCATGGAGGTGCCCACCATCATCGCCAACATGCCGCGCCGCGGCATCTGCATCTACCAGGCCGTCGACGACAACCTGGACCGCTGGGCGCCGCTGCCGCAGAACCCGGTGATCCCGCTCGACACGGGCGAACGCGGCGAGCGCAAGCTGTCGGCGGCGTTCCCGGAGTGCGTGATCTTCGACCCGAGCGGCTGGAAGGAGGGCGACACCTGCTACGCCCTGGTCGGCAACAAGAACTATCGCCCCGGTTACGAGGGCGACTGCACCAGCCTGTTCAAGTCGCGCGACCTGGCGCACTGGGAGTACGTCGGCCCGTTCTACCGCTCCGACCGGCGCTGGACCGCGGAGGAGGAGGACTGCGCGTGCAGCGACTTCTTCCCGTTCGGCGACCGCCACATGCTGCTGATGCACACCCACCGCCCGTACGGCAAGTGCCAGTACTACCTCGGGCGCTACGAGCACGAGCGCTTCGTCCCGGAGCGCAACGGCCAGCTCAGTTGGCTCGGCTCCATGCTCGCCGGCCCGGAGACGCTGGCCGACGACCGCGGGCGGCGCATCTTCATGGGCTGGATCGCCGACGCCCGCGACTGGCAGGCCACCGGCTGGACCGGCGTGGTGACCCTGCCCTGGCACTTCTTTCCCGGCCCGGAGGGGGACCTGAAGATCGCGCCGGTGGAGGAATTGGCCGTGCTGCGCCACGACAAGGTCCGGGTCGGCGACGTGCGGCTGGCGGACGGCGAGGAGACCGCGCTCGACGCGCTGGCCTCGGACTGCATGGAGGCCAGGATGACGCTGGCGGCCGAGCACGCCGCCGAATTCGGCCTCAAGCTGCTGTGCTCTCCGGACGGCGAGGAGGAGACCATCGTCACCTATCGCGCCGGCGCCGGGGAGTTCGTCATCGACTTCTCCCGGTCCAGCACCGACACCTCGCTGCGCTATCCGCACGGCGTCACCCGGCAGGTGGTACCTTACGCTGCCCCGGACGGCGTTCTCGACCTCGACATCTTCGTGGACCGCTCGGTGATCGAGATCTTCGTGAACAGCGACCTGGTGCTGGTGCAGCGCGTCTACCCGCTGCGCGCCGCCAGCCGCCAGTTCCGGATATTCACCCGCGGCGGGGCGCTGACCGCGTCCGGCATCGTCAAGTGGGAGATGGACGCCGCCAACCCCTGGTAA
- a CDS encoding SDR family oxidoreductase, whose product MRIGFGDRTVIVTGGTGALGGAVVERFLEAGARVLVTYVVDAEVAPFRERFAGQEGRVELRRCDLRRADEVEALLGRVGPDSLRAVVNLAGGYTWTRVADAAADALEHLLDLNLRTTFTVCRAAAPVLTAAGGGAIVNVSARAALQGEAGNGVYGATKAAVLALTQALSAELKDAGVNVNAVLPSIIDTPANRAAMPNSDPARWVAPADLANVIVFLTSDAAAAVHGAGVPVYGLA is encoded by the coding sequence ATGCGGATCGGCTTTGGGGACAGGACGGTGATCGTGACGGGCGGGACCGGTGCGCTTGGCGGGGCGGTGGTCGAGAGGTTCCTGGAGGCGGGAGCGCGGGTGCTGGTGACCTACGTGGTGGATGCGGAGGTGGCGCCGTTCCGGGAGCGATTCGCCGGGCAGGAGGGGCGGGTGGAGTTGCGGCGCTGCGATCTGCGCCGTGCCGACGAGGTGGAGGCGCTGCTCGGGCGGGTGGGACCGGACTCGTTGCGCGCCGTGGTCAACCTGGCCGGCGGCTACACGTGGACACGGGTGGCGGACGCCGCCGCCGACGCCCTGGAGCACCTGCTGGACCTGAACCTGCGCACCACCTTCACGGTGTGCCGGGCGGCGGCCCCGGTTCTGACCGCTGCCGGTGGCGGGGCGATTGTGAACGTGTCGGCGCGGGCAGCGCTGCAGGGCGAGGCCGGCAACGGTGTGTACGGCGCTACCAAGGCGGCGGTGCTGGCGCTCACACAGGCGCTGTCGGCGGAGCTGAAGGATGCCGGGGTCAACGTGAATGCGGTGCTGCCGAGCATCATCGACACGCCCGCGAACCGCGCCGCGATGCCCAACTCCGACCCCGCCAGGTGGGTGGCTCCGGCGGACTTGGCCAACGTCATCGTGTTCCTTACCTCGGACGCGGCGGCCGCGGTCCACGGCGCCGGCGTCCCGGTGTACGGATTGGCGTGA
- a CDS encoding DNA methyltransferase, whose translation MLSFPPHLVQHYLDRFAMRPGHTVLDPFAGTGTTLVECKKRGIASVGIESNPMARFASSVKLDWSVDPPVLSDYASEVADRTRAAIARDGYPDWNDLPLFAEGNESCTPLRNLTAEQSKLLLKDSISPLPLHKTLVLLDATDTCGDPPLPRYGRLALATALVRDIGNLKFGPEVGVGKLKDDAPVVDSWLGHMRTMIDDLCQTRDRAKVPASIHQGDARGVDQILRPRSVDTVITSPPYPNEKDYTRTTRLESVILGLIGDVTSLRALKKDLIRSNTRGVYKGDADDLEVAAHEAIQEIAGKIEQRRLELGKTSGFERMYARVTKLYFGGMAKHFAALRTVLNPGARLAYVVGDQASYLRVMIRIGTLLADIAKSLGYRVEGIDLFRTRLSTATGEQLREEVVVIQWPK comes from the coding sequence GTGCTGTCTTTCCCGCCGCACCTCGTTCAGCACTACCTTGACCGGTTCGCCATGCGTCCGGGGCATACGGTGCTCGATCCGTTTGCCGGCACCGGCACAACCCTCGTGGAGTGCAAGAAACGCGGCATCGCAAGCGTAGGCATCGAGTCCAACCCGATGGCGAGGTTTGCCAGTTCGGTGAAGCTGGACTGGTCCGTCGATCCTCCGGTGTTGTCCGACTACGCTTCGGAGGTAGCCGACCGGACCAGAGCCGCCATTGCCCGGGATGGTTACCCCGACTGGAACGACCTCCCCCTATTTGCCGAAGGAAACGAATCCTGCACTCCGTTACGGAACCTGACTGCCGAGCAGAGCAAACTGTTGTTGAAGGACTCGATCAGTCCCCTGCCCCTGCACAAGACACTGGTCCTACTTGACGCTACCGACACCTGCGGTGATCCGCCGTTGCCGCGCTATGGCCGCCTCGCACTCGCAACCGCCCTGGTGCGCGATATCGGCAACCTGAAATTCGGTCCGGAGGTCGGAGTTGGCAAGCTCAAGGATGATGCACCCGTCGTAGATTCGTGGCTTGGCCACATGCGCACAATGATTGACGACCTCTGCCAAACACGCGATCGTGCGAAAGTCCCGGCGTCCATCCACCAGGGAGACGCCCGAGGGGTCGACCAGATACTGCGACCGCGCTCGGTGGACACGGTTATCACCTCCCCACCCTATCCCAATGAGAAGGACTACACGAGAACGACGCGGCTGGAGTCGGTGATCCTCGGCCTGATCGGTGATGTGACCAGTCTGCGCGCACTCAAGAAGGACCTCATCCGCTCCAACACTCGCGGGGTCTACAAGGGCGACGCGGACGACCTGGAGGTAGCCGCGCACGAGGCCATTCAGGAAATCGCCGGCAAGATCGAACAACGGCGACTGGAATTGGGGAAAACCTCCGGCTTCGAACGAATGTACGCAAGAGTAACCAAGCTATACTTCGGCGGCATGGCGAAACACTTCGCCGCTCTGAGGACCGTGCTCAATCCCGGCGCAAGACTCGCCTACGTGGTCGGCGATCAAGCTTCGTATCTCCGAGTAATGATTCGCATCGGAACACTGCTCGCGGATATCGCCAAATCACTCGGCTACCGTGTCGAAGGCATCGACCTGTTCCGCACCCGTCTGTCGACCGCTACCGGCGAACAGCTCAGGGAAGAAGTGGTTGTGATTCAGTGGCCAAAGTGA
- a CDS encoding GNAT family N-acetyltransferase — protein MEAQPDCCIDELGSGDAGWRELVEVITGEGQEKEAFDPFFGRFPRHFVAARQSGRVVGFLMFVVWEIGPHDRGHPVVKRDGRALTEAKIIAFGVPAAYRRQGIGRALQEYVLRRARALGCYQVRSVSRPSRQANHQLKLSMGFAVEPMERDEPSLAFVMPLGPDHGDGC, from the coding sequence ATGGAAGCCCAACCAGATTGTTGCATCGACGAACTGGGTTCGGGGGATGCGGGGTGGCGGGAGCTGGTGGAGGTCATTACGGGGGAGGGGCAGGAGAAGGAGGCGTTCGATCCGTTCTTCGGCCGGTTTCCGCGCCACTTCGTGGCGGCGCGACAGAGTGGGCGGGTGGTAGGATTTCTGATGTTCGTGGTGTGGGAGATCGGGCCGCATGACCGCGGACACCCGGTGGTAAAGCGTGACGGGAGGGCCTTGACGGAGGCGAAGATCATCGCGTTCGGGGTACCGGCGGCATACCGCAGGCAGGGCATCGGGCGAGCGCTGCAGGAATACGTGCTGCGCCGCGCGCGGGCGCTCGGCTGTTACCAGGTGCGGTCGGTGAGCCGCCCGAGCCGGCAGGCGAACCACCAGCTCAAGCTGTCGATGGGCTTTGCCGTCGAGCCGATGGAGCGCGACGAACCGAGCTTGGCGTTCGTCATGCCGCTGGGCCCGGATCACGGGGACGGCTGTTGA
- a CDS encoding Fic family protein, protein MTLDATRNFDAPLTAERLHGWHAALFPTGRSGMTRITVGAWRTDAAGPMQVVSGPVGRERVHFQAPGATRLDFEMQRFLDWFATTDLDPVLKAGVAHFWFVTVHPFDDGNGRIGRAVADMALAQADGTKERFYSMSKGIAARRAAYYRQLEAAQRDGLDITLWLRWFLDCLGETIRDAGTQLDAALDKARLRQRILRHPLNERQRGVVDLLLDDFQGHLTTSKYAKLAKCSNDTALRDIRDLLACAVIVRNPGGGRSTSYRIAEGSEHAAQPP, encoded by the coding sequence ATGACGCTCGATGCGACGCGCAACTTCGATGCGCCACTCACGGCGGAGCGCCTGCATGGCTGGCACGCGGCGCTGTTTCCCACCGGACGCAGCGGCATGACTCGCATTACCGTAGGAGCCTGGCGCACCGACGCGGCCGGCCCGATGCAGGTGGTCTCAGGCCCGGTCGGCAGAGAGCGGGTGCACTTTCAGGCCCCGGGGGCAACCCGGCTCGACTTCGAGATGCAGCGCTTCCTCGATTGGTTCGCCACCACCGATCTCGATCCCGTGCTCAAGGCCGGCGTGGCCCATTTTTGGTTCGTGACCGTTCATCCGTTCGATGACGGCAACGGCCGGATCGGCCGCGCCGTCGCCGACATGGCACTGGCGCAGGCGGATGGCACGAAGGAGCGCTTCTACAGCATGTCGAAGGGCATCGCCGCGCGGCGTGCGGCGTACTATCGCCAGCTCGAGGCGGCCCAGCGAGACGGCCTTGACATTACCCTGTGGCTGCGATGGTTCCTTGATTGCCTCGGCGAGACGATCCGGGACGCCGGCACGCAACTCGATGCGGCGCTCGACAAGGCGCGGTTGCGGCAACGGATTCTCCGGCACCCGCTGAACGAGCGGCAGCGCGGGGTCGTCGACCTGTTGCTCGACGACTTCCAGGGCCACCTCACCACGTCGAAGTACGCCAAGCTTGCCAAGTGCTCGAACGACACCGCGCTGCGCGATATCCGCGACCTGCTCGCGTGCGCAGTCATCGTCCGCAACCCCGGCGGCGGACGCAGCACCAGCTACCGGATCGCCGAAGGGTCCGAGCACGCCGCTCAACCGCCGTAA
- a CDS encoding amidohydrolase family protein, whose translation MRLIASLVYGLDEITPAGLAAAAGRTAELRRPGERYRLLHDVANLDQVQTDDLRWPCPPDASGPEFFLYDLSWFTFCMGDVDVPAVAAETGIEVGGLASLRRAMEAIFARHAACAIAVKAQHAYARTLAWSERSDADAEAALQKVLRPRPGEVDSAAHLCLGDWCWARGIELAIEHGLPFKIHTGYYAGNDRMPTAYIPAGNMCALLARYPEARFVLMHIAYPYSDELAALAKHYRNIWVDLCWAWSIDPYSAGDFLRRFIHAVPINKLFAFGGDTTWPTAALAYARQARRGIRRALAAEVAAGDLTERQAMEVATRIMRANQYACFDVPGTRAHIRAAAGRN comes from the coding sequence GTGCGCCTGATCGCCAGCCTGGTCTACGGTCTCGACGAGATCACCCCCGCCGGCCTGGCGGCCGCCGCTGGCCGCACCGCCGAACTGCGCCGGCCCGGCGAGCGCTACCGCCTGCTGCACGACGTCGCCAACCTCGACCAGGTGCAGACCGACGACTTGCGCTGGCCATGCCCGCCGGACGCCTCCGGCCCGGAGTTCTTTCTCTACGACCTGTCGTGGTTCACCTTCTGCATGGGCGATGTCGACGTGCCCGCCGTCGCCGCCGAGACCGGCATCGAGGTGGGCGGTCTGGCCTCGCTGCGGCGCGCCATGGAGGCGATCTTCGCCCGCCACGCGGCGTGCGCGATCGCGGTCAAGGCACAGCACGCCTATGCGCGCACGCTGGCCTGGAGCGAGCGCAGCGATGCCGATGCGGAGGCGGCGCTGCAGAAGGTGTTGCGTCCGCGGCCCGGGGAGGTCGACTCCGCCGCCCACCTGTGCCTCGGCGACTGGTGCTGGGCGCGCGGCATCGAGCTGGCGATCGAGCACGGCCTGCCGTTCAAGATCCACACCGGCTACTACGCCGGCAACGACCGCATGCCGACCGCCTACATCCCCGCCGGCAACATGTGCGCGCTGTTGGCCCGCTATCCCGAGGCCCGCTTCGTGCTGATGCACATCGCCTACCCCTACAGTGACGAGCTGGCCGCCCTGGCCAAGCATTACCGCAACATCTGGGTCGACCTGTGCTGGGCGTGGAGCATCGACCCCTACAGCGCCGGCGACTTCCTGCGCCGCTTCATCCACGCCGTGCCGATCAACAAGCTGTTCGCGTTCGGCGGCGACACCACCTGGCCGACCGCGGCGCTGGCCTACGCCCGGCAGGCGCGCCGCGGCATCCGGCGCGCGCTGGCCGCCGAGGTCGCCGCCGGCGATCTGACCGAGCGGCAGGCGATGGAGGTCGCCACCCGCATCATGCGCGCCAACCAGTACGCCTGCTTCGACGTGCCCGGCACCCGCGCCCACATCCGCGCCGCCGCCGGTCGCAACTGA
- a CDS encoding NAD(P)H-dependent oxidoreductase has translation MGVRRIVVLAGSARRESFNKRLARVAAARVSALGGEGVFLDLADYRMPLYDGDYETANGVPGPALAFGEQVAAADGLMIASPEYNGSYPALLKNTIDWLTRIDRRIWVRPTALLSASPGPRGGRRGLVVLRLALEHMRVPLLDRQFSLPSAGDALAGETLRDTGAAAELDRLVADLLTAASAR, from the coding sequence ATGGGGGTTCGGCGGATTGTCGTCCTGGCGGGAAGCGCGCGCCGGGAATCGTTCAACAAGCGCTTGGCGCGGGTAGCCGCGGCGCGCGTTTCGGCGCTCGGCGGCGAAGGGGTGTTCCTGGACCTCGCCGACTACCGGATGCCGTTGTACGACGGCGACTACGAGACCGCCAACGGCGTGCCCGGCCCGGCGCTCGCTTTCGGCGAGCAGGTGGCGGCGGCGGACGGGCTGATGATCGCCTCGCCCGAGTACAACGGCTCCTATCCCGCGCTGCTGAAGAACACCATCGACTGGCTTACCCGCATCGACCGCCGCATCTGGGTGCGCCCCACCGCGCTACTGAGCGCGTCCCCCGGCCCGCGCGGCGGCCGCCGCGGGCTGGTGGTGCTCCGCCTGGCGCTCGAACACATGCGCGTGCCGCTGCTCGACCGGCAATTCAGCCTGCCCTCCGCCGGCGACGCCTTGGCAGGCGAAACGCTTCGCGATACTGGCGCGGCAGCGGAACTTGACCGGCTCGTTGCCGACCTCCTGACCGCCGCCTCCGCGCGCTAG
- a CDS encoding DUF433 domain-containing protein has product MENPMNWHAHMTVDPMICHGKACITGTRVLVTAILDNLASGMHVEEIVRSYPSITRQSVQAAVGYAADLANSNQR; this is encoded by the coding sequence GTGGAGAACCCCATGAATTGGCACGCCCATATGACCGTCGATCCCATGATCTGCCATGGCAAGGCATGCATCACGGGCACCCGTGTGCTCGTCACTGCGATCCTCGACAACCTGGCATCTGGAATGCATGTTGAGGAAATCGTCAGGAGCTATCCGTCGATCACCCGGCAGTCGGTCCAGGCCGCGGTAGGCTACGCGGCGGACTTGGCCAATTCGAATCAGAGATAA